In a genomic window of Methanosarcina horonobensis HB-1 = JCM 15518:
- a CDS encoding MEDS domain-containing protein — protein sequence MGTNTRSSGIDVIGDIHWGAHLCQFYQTNEDLMDILVPYFKAGLKANEFCLWITSQSPYVEEAKETLRNSFPGIDVYLEKGQIEILPYTHWLLEEGISDLERLFEGWVEKLNEALANGYDGLRLTVNISWLEKENWSDFVNLEEKLGSLIEDYRIIALCTYFLDRCSAIEIIDIVANHQFSLIKRESIWEHIESHRRRKIEKTAICTVQDEEVEDTEVELRESYDHLEELVKERTMQLEMAYKRLKESERDLSEAQKMAHIGSWKWDIITGELYWSDEIYRIFGLNPQESKATYNAFFNYIHPNDRDFVDTTIKKALYGEQPYDTDYRIISADGEERIVHSRGEVIFDENNTPVQMRGTLQDITERTKIEDSLLLSEERYRSFIQNFTGIAFQQDRNLNLEFVKGNVEEITGYSEEELMSKKRWRKIVEKEDLPLFLKKEREIKNARSPYYGKISYRIRCKDGKIKWVHEVYQKIPGKNGRSDYHQTTITDVTERIKAKETLVKIEDARKKEIHHRIKNNLQVISSLLDLQAEKFSHREAVTTPEILEAFRESQNRVISMSLIHEELYKGEGTDTLNFSAYLQKLAENLLQTYSLCSKNVHLYMDLEENAFFNMDAAVPLGIIVNELVSNSLKHAFTEKEGDIRIRLCREEKNNKTHKSLFSLTISDDGKGISENIELGTVKSLGLQLVSILVDQVDGEIELKRVEGTKFRITFRVAERL from the coding sequence ATGGGAACGAACACTAGGAGTTCTGGTATTGATGTTATTGGGGATATTCACTGGGGAGCCCACCTGTGTCAGTTTTACCAAACCAACGAAGATTTGATGGATATACTTGTTCCTTATTTTAAAGCAGGGCTGAAAGCTAATGAATTTTGCCTCTGGATCACATCACAATCTCCATACGTAGAAGAGGCAAAAGAAACTTTAAGGAATTCTTTCCCAGGTATTGATGTTTATCTGGAGAAAGGTCAAATTGAAATCCTTCCCTATACGCATTGGCTTCTCGAGGAGGGAATTTCTGATCTGGAGAGACTATTCGAAGGATGGGTCGAAAAACTTAACGAAGCTCTTGCCAATGGCTATGATGGTTTGAGGTTGACCGTGAATATTTCCTGGCTGGAAAAAGAAAACTGGAGTGATTTTGTTAACCTTGAAGAAAAACTGGGCAGCCTCATAGAGGATTACCGGATAATTGCTCTGTGCACTTATTTTCTCGACAGGTGCAGTGCAATCGAGATCATTGACATTGTAGCAAATCATCAATTCTCTTTGATTAAAAGAGAGAGTATATGGGAGCATATTGAAAGTCACAGGCGCAGGAAAATAGAAAAAACAGCTATTTGCACCGTACAGGACGAAGAAGTTGAGGACACAGAAGTTGAATTGAGAGAATCCTACGATCATCTGGAAGAATTAGTTAAAGAAAGAACAATGCAGCTTGAAATGGCTTACAAAAGACTGAAAGAGAGTGAAAGAGATCTTTCTGAAGCTCAAAAAATGGCTCATATTGGAAGCTGGAAATGGGACATTATAACCGGTGAACTATACTGGTCTGATGAAATTTATCGTATCTTTGGACTTAATCCTCAAGAATCCAAAGCAACTTACAATGCATTTTTTAATTATATACATCCCAACGATCGAGACTTTGTGGATACTACCATTAAAAAAGCTTTGTATGGAGAGCAGCCCTATGACACTGACTATAGGATTATCTCAGCTGATGGAGAAGAGCGCATAGTCCATTCACGTGGAGAAGTTATTTTTGATGAAAACAATACTCCTGTCCAAATGAGAGGAACACTCCAGGACATTACGGAGCGTACTAAAATTGAAGACTCGCTTTTATTAAGCGAGGAAAGGTACCGTTCTTTCATACAGAACTTTACAGGGATTGCTTTTCAGCAGGACAGGAATCTCAACCTGGAGTTTGTAAAAGGAAATGTAGAAGAGATTACAGGGTACAGCGAAGAAGAATTAATGTCTAAAAAGCGGTGGAGAAAAATTGTTGAGAAGGAAGATTTGCCTTTGTTCCTCAAAAAAGAAAGAGAGATTAAAAACGCTCGTTCTCCGTATTATGGAAAAATTAGCTACAGAATAAGATGTAAGGACGGAAAAATAAAATGGGTACATGAAGTATATCAGAAGATTCCGGGCAAGAACGGGAGATCCGATTATCACCAGACCACAATAACCGACGTTACCGAGAGAATAAAGGCAAAAGAAACCCTGGTAAAAATTGAGGACGCTAGGAAAAAAGAAATCCACCACAGAATAAAAAACAACTTACAGGTAATCTCTTCTCTTCTTGACCTTCAGGCTGAAAAGTTCAGTCATAGAGAGGCAGTTACCACTCCGGAAATTCTAGAAGCTTTCAGGGAAAGTCAGAACCGGGTAATCTCAATGTCCCTTATCCATGAAGAACTCTATAAGGGAGAAGGAACCGATACACTGAATTTTTCTGCATACCTTCAAAAGTTAGCTGAAAATCTTCTACAGACCTACAGTCTTTGTAGTAAAAATGTTCACCTGTACATGGATCTGGAAGAAAATGCTTTCTTTAATATGGATGCCGCTGTCCCTTTAGGAATAATTGTTAACGAACTCGTTTCGAATTCTCTCAAACATGCTTTTACTGAAAAAGAAGGAGACATTCGAATCCGGCTTTGCAGGGAAGAAAAGAATAACAAAACACATAAGTCCCTTTTCAGCCTGACGATTTCAGATGACGGAAAAGGAATTTCTGAAAACATAGAATTAGGAACTGTTAAATCACTAGGACTGCAGCTGGTTAGCATTCTTGTTGACCAGGTAGACGGAGAAATCGAACTTAAGAGAGTAGAAGGGACGAAATTCCGAATTACATTCCGAGTAGCAGAAAGATTATAA
- the cbiQ gene encoding cobalt ECF transporter T component CbiQ, translated as MVTLTDIERESYKNSPIHRLDPRVKLLFALTVIVYVVSLPRIHDKNIVRLLAIEVYLLLLVLVAGLDLRYFFLRILAILPFGLGIALIQPFLRPSFIENYTVYPLDLPLGLSITYEGLAFGSTLLAKFLVCITSIVLLSSATRLRDMVAAADRIGIPREFTLLLSMMVRYLFLFWAVLKRIRIAQQTRLFDIWNKDVSRKWVIEQIGNSMSSIFIRSYEQGERTYISMLCRGYGSGHEKSYYRTKIRTWDVFFLLLSAGCMLYIHLYV; from the coding sequence ATGGTAACACTTACTGATATCGAGCGCGAATCATATAAAAATAGCCCGATACACAGGCTTGACCCCAGAGTAAAACTGCTTTTTGCACTTACCGTAATTGTTTATGTAGTTAGCTTGCCCAGAATTCATGATAAAAACATAGTTCGCCTTCTTGCCATAGAAGTCTATTTGTTGCTTCTTGTACTTGTTGCCGGACTGGATTTAAGATACTTTTTCCTTCGTATCCTTGCAATTTTACCTTTCGGACTCGGAATTGCCCTTATCCAGCCTTTTCTGAGACCTTCCTTTATTGAAAACTATACGGTTTATCCTCTCGACCTGCCTTTAGGGCTAAGCATAACATATGAGGGGCTTGCCTTTGGGAGCACACTGCTTGCGAAATTTCTTGTCTGCATAACATCCATTGTCCTGCTATCATCCGCCACAAGGCTGCGAGATATGGTTGCAGCAGCCGATAGGATAGGCATCCCCAGGGAATTCACTCTGCTTTTGAGCATGATGGTGCGCTACCTCTTTCTCTTCTGGGCCGTCCTCAAAAGGATAAGGATTGCACAGCAGACCAGGCTCTTTGATATCTGGAACAAAGATGTGTCGAGAAAATGGGTCATCGAACAGATAGGAAACAGTATGAGCTCAATCTTTATTCGCTCCTATGAGCAGGGAGAAAGGACTTATATCAGCATGCTTTGCCGGGGATATGGGAGCGGACACGAAAAATCGTATTACAGGACCAAAATCAGAACTTGGGATGTCTTTTTTTTGCTCCTGAGTGCAGGTTGCATGTTATACATCCATCTTTATGTCTAA
- a CDS encoding energy-coupling factor ABC transporter ATP-binding protein, which produces MSKSTSPRNPGKRADLPEQTESKNSPETGKNSGKTDGSSERTGTPILEVKDLCHRYPHLEANALDRINLKVYSGERVAVLGANGAGKSTLFKHLNGILRPLSGEVLVKGEKITKKNVRMCRETVGIVFQDPDDQVLAPSVEEDVAFGPINMGLSREEVEKRVKEALEMVGLKGFEERAPHHLSGGQKKLVAIAGILAMRPEVIVLDEPTAGLDPLSSSRVLELITKMNRELGITMLLSTHDVDVVPYFAERVFVLHHGKLEADGTPEAIFNDPELLRKAHLRLPRVAEVFEMLQQEGVDVNIQITAETARDEILRVIGSAHQKAGIK; this is translated from the coding sequence ATGAGCAAGTCAACCTCCCCACGGAATCCCGGAAAAAGAGCAGATCTTCCGGAGCAAACAGAGAGCAAAAATAGCCCTGAAACCGGGAAAAATTCGGGAAAAACAGATGGCTCCAGTGAAAGAACCGGCACTCCTATCCTGGAAGTAAAAGATCTCTGTCACAGATATCCTCACCTGGAGGCAAATGCTCTTGACAGGATAAACCTCAAAGTATACAGTGGAGAAAGAGTTGCGGTGCTCGGAGCTAACGGAGCAGGAAAGTCCACCCTCTTCAAACACCTTAACGGGATCCTACGCCCTCTTTCCGGAGAAGTTCTGGTAAAGGGAGAAAAGATAACTAAAAAGAACGTCCGGATGTGCAGGGAAACAGTAGGAATAGTATTCCAGGACCCCGACGACCAGGTACTTGCCCCTAGTGTTGAAGAAGATGTGGCTTTCGGGCCGATCAATATGGGGCTGTCCAGAGAGGAAGTAGAAAAGAGGGTAAAAGAAGCCCTGGAGATGGTAGGACTTAAGGGTTTTGAAGAAAGAGCCCCGCATCACCTGAGCGGAGGGCAAAAGAAACTTGTAGCAATCGCAGGTATTCTTGCCATGCGCCCGGAAGTTATCGTGCTTGATGAACCCACAGCAGGGCTTGACCCTTTAAGCTCATCCCGAGTCCTGGAGCTTATTACGAAGATGAATAGGGAACTGGGGATCACCATGCTGCTTTCAACCCATGATGTGGATGTTGTTCCCTATTTTGCAGAAAGAGTTTTCGTACTTCACCACGGAAAACTTGAGGCTGACGGAACTCCGGAAGCGATCTTCAATGATCCCGAACTACTCCGAAAAGCACACTTAAGGCTCCCCAGAGTTGCGGAAGTTTTCGAGATGCTGCAGCAGGAAGGTGTTGACGTTAACATACAGATAACAGCAGAAACTGCCAGAGATGAGATCCTGCGTGTTATAGGCTCTGCGCATCAGAAAGCAGGGATAAAATAA
- the dinB gene encoding DNA polymerase IV: MMQRVVLHIDMDYFFAAIEERENPGLRGKAVVVCMLSGRSELSGAVSSCNYIAREFGIRAGMPCSRAKKLNPEAVFLPVRKEFYTSVSDRIMEILRSYADPGVNGDFFEQVSVDEAFLEISERTDGDFNLAFELGMQIKKEIKEKENLTCSIGIGPNKLISKMASSAKKPDGITVVSSQDLEAFLWPLKVSKLWGIGDVTARKLQEMGVVTVKDLAEHDVIELISTFGKSRGTWLKQAAAGIDNSPLKERDGSEQIGRIATLPEDTLDKELISSLLERLAEDVIKKLDSRELSFRIVTVTVINSNFRMYTRSRTLSHPVSSKEVLLQVAREILGEFLAENRTEFRRVGVRVGGLQKSKGQKSLFDY; the protein is encoded by the coding sequence TTGATGCAGCGAGTCGTCCTTCATATAGACATGGATTATTTTTTTGCAGCTATCGAAGAAAGGGAAAATCCCGGACTCCGGGGAAAAGCAGTTGTAGTCTGCATGCTTTCAGGAAGGAGTGAGTTAAGCGGAGCTGTAAGTAGCTGCAATTACATCGCGCGAGAATTCGGAATCAGAGCGGGAATGCCCTGCTCAAGAGCTAAGAAACTAAATCCTGAAGCCGTTTTTCTACCTGTCAGGAAAGAATTTTACACTTCGGTTTCGGACAGGATTATGGAAATCCTCCGCAGCTATGCAGACCCTGGGGTAAATGGAGATTTTTTTGAGCAGGTAAGTGTTGATGAGGCATTCCTTGAGATCTCCGAAAGGACAGATGGAGACTTTAACCTTGCTTTTGAGCTTGGGATGCAGATTAAAAAAGAAATTAAAGAAAAGGAGAACCTGACCTGCTCTATAGGAATAGGCCCGAACAAGTTAATTTCCAAAATGGCTTCCTCCGCAAAAAAACCTGATGGAATAACAGTCGTGAGCTCGCAGGATCTGGAAGCTTTCCTCTGGCCTCTAAAAGTATCCAAACTCTGGGGGATCGGGGACGTAACTGCAAGAAAATTACAGGAAATGGGCGTAGTTACAGTAAAGGACCTTGCAGAGCATGATGTTATCGAACTTATCTCCACCTTCGGGAAGTCCAGGGGTACCTGGCTTAAACAGGCAGCTGCAGGAATCGATAACTCTCCACTTAAAGAAAGAGACGGCTCGGAGCAGATAGGAAGGATTGCGACACTACCTGAAGATACCCTGGATAAAGAGCTTATCTCTTCTTTACTTGAGAGGCTCGCAGAGGATGTTATCAAAAAGCTGGACTCTAGAGAACTTTCCTTCAGGATTGTAACCGTTACTGTCATAAACTCAAATTTCAGGATGTATACCAGGAGCCGCACGCTCAGTCATCCTGTCTCTTCAAAGGAAGTTCTTCTTCAGGTAGCCAGGGAAATTCTCGGGGAATTCCTTGCGGAAAACAGGACCGAATTCAGGCGTGTGGGAGTAAGGGTAGGAGGACTCCAGAAAAGCAAAGGCCAGAAAAGCCTTTTTGATTATTAA
- a CDS encoding protease inhibitor I42 family protein — MIKKPFTIQFPENPVSGFSWNIATSNGLQITRDRFIPEDEEKTGSGGYRVWDIQVTTQGSQKITGTYRKGNQIASCFEINIDAE; from the coding sequence ATGATTAAAAAACCGTTTACAATCCAGTTTCCGGAAAATCCGGTCAGCGGATTCAGCTGGAATATCGCGACCAGTAACGGGTTACAGATAACGAGGGACAGATTCATTCCTGAAGATGAGGAAAAGACCGGCAGCGGAGGATACCGAGTATGGGACATCCAGGTAACTACCCAGGGCAGTCAAAAGATAACAGGTACATACCGGAAGGGTAACCAGATAGCAAGTTGTTTTGAAATCAATATTGATGCCGAATAA
- a CDS encoding phosphoadenosine phosphosulfate reductase domain-containing protein, with protein sequence MSRPAYLGKMLLHWCEACNVPVLGKQCGCGRRTKKVEVTPPGDIRPAFDYDIRRINSVSEKQFSAPLIPEGHLVVLNKAPYEDRMDEIIVDGEVLASIRFEIESCEWVLLPRLEGARRLFQGRDKKDLKKWVVIEEEILPFILKKGASILAPGILDADTEIKREDEVVVLNPAGEVVCCGRARMSGKEMIEEKRGNAVKPRWSAEPAAAKTLESGKSWDDAVKANEKILNLMIEEAHAFIKDVSRSMDLKVSVSYSGGKDSLAVLQLVDETLDDYELMFADTGLEFPETLENVKEVAEYYGKTLRTASAGDSFWESIGVFGPPTMDTRWCCKICKLGPITRLIDENYEGGCLSFIGQRQYESHARSISKRVWKNPWVGNQVGASPIQEWTALHVWLYLFRTKAPYNPAYEKGYDRMGCWLCPSSSLSDFFQLEESHPELAKKLNSHLQAYAEKMGLSSEWVKYGLWRFKRYPKVLQELADRKGISLLPSQGALKELHFEVATGYRPCKAGGISADGSFGQAIDIEALEESGMLKPAGKVSFIEGAASVAMGESRAQVFASGNVNGRSEDEKTLKKLMRKVEFSVRRAILCQGCGVCVGHCEHSAIEMKEKRAWIKDSCIHCGACIEVCPLVKFM encoded by the coding sequence TGATTACGATATAAGACGCATAAATTCCGTTTCTGAAAAACAATTTAGTGCTCCTCTTATCCCCGAAGGGCACCTTGTGGTACTTAACAAAGCCCCTTATGAAGACAGGATGGATGAAATTATAGTGGACGGGGAAGTCCTTGCATCCATAAGGTTTGAAATAGAGAGTTGCGAATGGGTCCTTCTCCCCCGCCTCGAAGGGGCAAGGCGGCTTTTCCAGGGCAGGGATAAAAAAGACCTGAAAAAATGGGTCGTTATTGAAGAGGAAATTTTACCTTTTATCCTGAAAAAAGGGGCAAGTATTCTGGCTCCCGGAATCCTTGATGCAGACACTGAAATCAAAAGAGAGGACGAAGTCGTTGTCCTGAACCCTGCTGGAGAAGTAGTCTGCTGCGGACGCGCACGTATGTCAGGAAAAGAGATGATAGAGGAAAAGCGCGGAAATGCAGTGAAGCCTCGATGGAGCGCAGAGCCAGCGGCTGCAAAAACCCTTGAGTCAGGAAAAAGCTGGGACGACGCCGTAAAAGCCAATGAGAAAATCCTGAACCTCATGATAGAAGAAGCTCATGCCTTCATAAAGGACGTTTCGAGAAGTATGGATTTGAAGGTCAGCGTATCCTATTCAGGAGGCAAGGACAGCCTTGCAGTCCTGCAGCTGGTGGACGAAACTCTGGACGATTACGAACTTATGTTTGCAGATACAGGGCTTGAGTTTCCGGAAACCCTTGAAAATGTCAAAGAGGTTGCGGAATATTACGGAAAAACTCTCAGGACAGCGAGTGCGGGAGATTCTTTCTGGGAGTCCATAGGAGTTTTCGGCCCCCCTACAATGGACACACGCTGGTGCTGCAAGATATGCAAACTGGGACCCATTACCAGGCTGATTGACGAGAATTATGAGGGAGGTTGCCTGAGCTTTATAGGACAGCGGCAGTACGAGTCCCATGCTCGCTCTATCAGCAAAAGGGTATGGAAAAATCCCTGGGTAGGAAACCAGGTAGGAGCATCTCCTATACAGGAGTGGACGGCTCTGCATGTCTGGCTCTACTTATTCAGAACAAAAGCTCCTTATAATCCTGCATATGAGAAAGGGTACGACCGGATGGGGTGCTGGCTCTGCCCGTCTTCGTCTTTGTCCGATTTCTTCCAGCTTGAGGAAAGCCATCCTGAACTTGCGAAAAAACTCAATTCTCATCTCCAGGCTTATGCAGAAAAAATGGGACTTTCCTCTGAGTGGGTAAAGTACGGATTATGGCGCTTCAAACGCTATCCAAAGGTACTGCAGGAGCTTGCGGACAGAAAGGGAATTTCCCTGCTCCCTTCCCAGGGAGCACTAAAAGAACTCCATTTCGAGGTTGCTACAGGATACAGGCCCTGTAAAGCAGGTGGGATTTCTGCGGATGGAAGCTTCGGGCAGGCAATAGACATAGAAGCCCTGGAAGAAAGCGGGATGCTTAAGCCTGCAGGTAAAGTTTCCTTTATTGAAGGAGCTGCTTCTGTTGCTATGGGAGAATCAAGAGCTCAGGTGTTTGCTTCAGGGAATGTGAACGGAAGAAGTGAAGATGAAAAAACGCTGAAGAAGCTCATGCGAAAGGTTGAATTTTCGGTAAGGAGAGCTATTCTCTGTCAGGGGTGCGGGGTCTGTGTAGGACACTGTGAGCACAGTGCAATTGAAATGAAAGAAAAGAGAGCATGGATAAAGGATAGCTGTATTCACTGCGGAGCCTGTATAGAAGTCTGCCCACTTGTGAAATTCATGTAA